The proteins below come from a single Streptococcus canis genomic window:
- the rpoZ gene encoding DNA-directed RNA polymerase subunit omega — MMLKPSIDTLLDKVPSKYSLVILQAKRAHELEAGATPTQSFKSVKSTLQALEEIESGNVVIHPDPSAKRAAVRAKIEAERLAKEEEERKIKEQIAKEKEEEGEKI, encoded by the coding sequence ATGATGTTGAAACCTTCCATTGATACCTTATTAGATAAAGTACCGTCCAAATATTCACTTGTGATTTTACAGGCTAAGCGTGCCCATGAATTAGAGGCTGGAGCAACACCAACTCAAAGCTTTAAATCAGTAAAATCAACCCTTCAAGCCCTTGAAGAAATTGAGTCAGGAAACGTTGTTATCCATCCTGATCCTTCGGCAAAACGTGCAGCTGTTCGTGCAAAGATTGAAGCAGAACGCTTGGCAAAAGAAGAAGAAGAGCGTAAAATTAAAGAGCAAATCGCTAAAGAAAAAGAAGAAGAAGGAGAAAAAATCTAA
- a CDS encoding primosomal protein N' — protein sequence MEKVAHVIVDIPLMQTDKPFSYGIPKELASLVQVGSRVHVPFGNGNRLLQGFVISFTQEESSSLKMIQTVLDPEPVLNQEQLDLADQLRKTVFSYKITLLKAMIPNLLNSNYDKELWPESTLEETSRAYIFEEKASILSSTLDQDREKAALKAIQAGQIRVNYLAKDKKNVKTEKYYQVNMTKLADHPISPRAKKRQLLKEYLLEESQESKLADLYQNFSRDVVAYFVTNDLIRIDERQVNRSEQYFDQVEATSFLTLNDEQASAVNQIVEEIGKPSKPFLIEGITGSGKTEVYLHIIEAVLKQAKTAIVLVPEISLTPQMTSRFISRFGKQVAMMHSGLSDGEKFDEWQKIKRGQAKLVVGARSAIFVPLENIGAIIIDEEHESTYKQETNPRYHAREVALLRAKYHQAVVVMGSATPSIESRARASKGVYHFIQLTQRANPLAKIPEVAIVDFRDYIGQQTVSNFTPYLIDKIKDRLVKKEQVVLMLNRRGYSSFIMCRDCGYVDKCPNCDISLTLHMDTKTMNCHYCGFHKHIPRTCPECHSNSIRYYGTGTQKAVDELQEVIPDARILRMDVDTTRKKGSHEAILTSFGHHEADILLGTQMIAKGLDFPNVTLVGVLNADTSLNLPDFRASEKTFQLLTQVAGRAGRAHKPGEVLIQTYNPDHYAIQLAKQQDFETFYRYEMAIRHQMAYPPYCFTVGITLSHRLEEEVVKRAYQVMGLLKEELSEHIKILGPTPKPIARTHNLYHYQIILKYRFEDHLEATLNHLLDWSQAPDNRDLKVTIDHEPQQFM from the coding sequence ATGGAAAAAGTAGCTCATGTGATTGTTGATATTCCGTTAATGCAGACGGACAAGCCTTTTTCGTATGGCATTCCCAAGGAATTAGCGTCACTTGTGCAAGTGGGGTCTCGAGTGCACGTTCCTTTCGGTAATGGCAATCGGTTGTTGCAGGGCTTTGTCATTTCGTTTACTCAAGAAGAGTCAAGCTCTCTCAAAATGATTCAGACTGTGTTAGATCCTGAACCAGTGCTTAACCAGGAGCAGCTGGATCTAGCAGACCAACTTCGGAAAACGGTCTTTTCTTATAAAATCACGCTTTTAAAAGCAATGATTCCCAACTTGCTAAATTCTAATTACGACAAAGAATTATGGCCAGAATCAACCCTAGAAGAAACTAGCAGAGCTTATATTTTTGAGGAGAAGGCCTCAATTTTATCTTCCACTTTAGACCAAGACAGAGAAAAAGCAGCGCTTAAAGCCATACAAGCTGGGCAAATTAGAGTAAACTATCTGGCCAAGGACAAAAAAAATGTCAAAACCGAAAAATATTATCAGGTTAATATGACTAAATTGGCAGATCATCCTATTTCTCCTCGAGCTAAAAAGCGGCAGCTTTTAAAAGAGTATCTTTTGGAGGAATCTCAGGAAAGTAAATTAGCAGACCTTTACCAGAATTTTTCTCGAGATGTGGTTGCTTATTTCGTGACAAATGATTTGATTAGGATTGACGAACGCCAAGTCAATCGTAGTGAGCAATATTTTGATCAGGTTGAAGCCACTTCCTTTTTAACTTTAAATGACGAACAAGCATCAGCAGTGAATCAAATTGTTGAAGAGATTGGTAAACCTAGCAAGCCCTTTTTAATTGAAGGAATTACGGGTTCAGGAAAGACAGAAGTTTACCTTCATATTATCGAAGCTGTTTTAAAACAAGCTAAAACAGCTATTGTTTTAGTGCCAGAGATTTCATTAACCCCTCAAATGACTTCCCGTTTTATTTCCCGTTTTGGCAAACAGGTGGCTATGATGCATTCAGGCTTATCTGATGGTGAAAAATTTGATGAGTGGCAAAAAATCAAAAGAGGTCAAGCCAAGCTTGTGGTCGGTGCTCGCTCTGCTATTTTTGTTCCTTTAGAAAATATCGGTGCTATTATTATTGATGAGGAGCATGAGTCAACCTATAAACAAGAAACTAATCCAAGATACCATGCTAGAGAGGTGGCTTTATTGAGAGCTAAGTATCACCAAGCAGTAGTGGTGATGGGCTCGGCAACTCCTAGCATTGAAAGCCGTGCCAGGGCTAGCAAGGGTGTTTATCATTTTATTCAATTGACGCAAAGAGCAAATCCTCTCGCCAAGATACCTGAGGTTGCTATTGTTGATTTTCGAGATTATATTGGACAGCAAACGGTTAGTAATTTTACCCCCTATTTAATTGATAAAATCAAAGATCGACTGGTCAAAAAAGAGCAAGTGGTTTTGATGCTTAATCGGCGTGGCTATTCCAGTTTTATTATGTGTCGAGATTGTGGTTATGTGGATAAGTGTCCCAACTGTGACATTTCTTTAACTCTCCATATGGATACTAAAACCATGAATTGTCATTATTGCGGTTTTCACAAACACATTCCAAGAACATGTCCTGAGTGTCATAGCAATAGTATCCGCTATTATGGCACAGGGACACAAAAAGCTGTTGACGAATTACAAGAAGTTATTCCTGATGCTAGAATATTGCGAATGGATGTGGACACTACACGAAAAAAGGGGAGTCATGAGGCGATTTTAACTAGCTTTGGTCATCATGAAGCTGACATCTTGTTGGGAACACAAATGATTGCCAAGGGTTTGGATTTTCCAAATGTGACACTGGTTGGAGTGCTAAATGCAGATACTTCTTTAAACTTACCAGATTTTAGGGCATCAGAAAAAACCTTCCAATTGTTAACACAAGTTGCTGGTCGCGCAGGCCGTGCTCATAAACCTGGTGAAGTGCTGATTCAAACCTATAACCCAGATCATTATGCTATTCAGCTAGCTAAGCAGCAGGACTTTGAAACCTTTTACCGTTACGAGATGGCCATTCGCCATCAGATGGCTTATCCCCCTTATTGTTTTACGGTGGGTATCACGCTATCACACCGCCTAGAGGAAGAGGTTGTCAAGAGAGCTTATCAGGTCATGGGACTCCTTAAAGAAGAGTTATCAGAACATATCAAGATATTAGGGCCAACCCCAAAACCAATTGCTAGAACGCATAATCTGTACCATTACCAAATTATCTTGAAATATCGTTTTGAAGACCATTTAGAAGCAACTCTCAATCACCTGCTTGATTGGAGTCAGGCGCCAGATAACCGTGATTTAAAAGTGACTATTGACCATGAACCACAACAATTTATGTAA
- the fmt gene encoding methionyl-tRNA formyltransferase: MIKLLFMGTPQFSATVLKGLLDHPAYEILAVVTQPDRAVGRKKEIKMTPVKELALAYDLPVYQPDKLSGSQELADLMALGADGIVTAAFGQFLPTKLLDSVSFAVNVHASLLPKYRGGAPIHYAIMNGEKEAGVTIMEMVKEMDAGDMVAKASTPILDTDNVGTLFEKLALIGRDLLLDSLPAYLSGELKPIPQDHSQATFSPNISPEQEQLDWKKPAQQVFNHIRGMNPWPVAHTFLDGQRFKIYEAQLTEGEGQPGEIIAKTKKTLVVAAGQGALSLAVVQPAGKPKMPISDFLNGVGRKLEVGDIIGR, translated from the coding sequence ATGATAAAACTATTATTTATGGGAACCCCCCAATTTTCAGCAACTGTATTGAAAGGCTTGTTAGATCATCCTGCCTATGAGATTTTAGCAGTGGTCACCCAACCAGACCGTGCAGTAGGCAGAAAAAAAGAAATTAAAATGACACCCGTAAAGGAACTGGCACTTGCCTATGATTTGCCTGTCTATCAACCTGATAAATTATCAGGTTCACAAGAATTGGCAGACCTCATGGCCCTTGGGGCTGACGGCATTGTCACAGCAGCTTTTGGTCAATTTTTACCGACTAAGCTACTGGACTCCGTTTCATTTGCCGTCAACGTCCATGCCTCCTTGTTACCTAAGTACCGCGGTGGCGCGCCTATTCATTACGCTATCATGAATGGAGAAAAAGAAGCTGGGGTTACCATTATGGAAATGGTCAAAGAAATGGACGCAGGCGATATGGTTGCTAAAGCGAGTACCCCAATTCTTGACACTGATAATGTGGGTACCCTTTTTGAAAAATTAGCCCTTATCGGTCGTGACTTGCTATTGGACAGCCTGCCCGCCTATCTTTCTGGGGAATTAAAACCTATTCCTCAGGACCATAGCCAAGCGACCTTCTCCCCGAATATTTCGCCAGAACAAGAACAACTGGATTGGAAAAAACCTGCTCAGCAAGTCTTTAATCACATTCGTGGCATGAATCCTTGGCCAGTAGCGCATACTTTTTTAGATGGGCAACGTTTTAAAATTTATGAAGCTCAGTTAACTGAAGGAGAAGGCCAGCCTGGAGAAATCATTGCCAAAACTAAAAAAACATTGGTAGTAGCTGCTGGTCAGGGAGCTCTCTCGCTGGCAGTTGTTCAACCTGCAGGTAAACCTAAAATGCCGATAAGTGATTTCTTAAATGGTGTTGGGAGAAAACTTGAAGTAGGTGACATCATTGGCAGATAA
- the rsmB gene encoding 16S rRNA (cytosine(967)-C(5))-methyltransferase RsmB, producing MADNWKTSTRGKALLVMEAIFDQGAYANLALNQQLSNKAVSAKDKALLTEIVYGTIARKMSLEWYLAHYIQDRDKLDKWVYYLLMISLYQLVYLDRLPAHAVVNDAVTIAKNRGNKKGAEKFVNAILRQVTSQPLPDMATIKRQNKYYSIKYSLPVWLVKKLRDQFGTARAVAIMESLFVRNKASIRVVDSTKREMIGHALGAEFSLLSSTGLTKPSGHFAASDYFTNGDITIQDESSQLVAPTLSIEGEETILDACSAPGGKTAHMASYLTTGKIIALDLYDHKLDLVKENARRLGVADKIETKKLDARGVHRYFEKDSFDKILVDAPCSGIGLIRRKPDIKYNKESQDFNALQAIQLEILSSVCQTLRKGGIITYSTCTIFDEENRQVIEAFLQSHPNFEQVKLNHTQADIVKDGYLIITPEQYQTDGFFIGQVRRVL from the coding sequence TTGGCAGATAATTGGAAAACAAGTACGCGAGGGAAAGCCCTCCTTGTTATGGAAGCTATTTTTGATCAGGGAGCCTACGCTAATTTAGCGCTTAACCAACAATTAAGCAATAAGGCTGTATCCGCTAAAGATAAAGCCCTCTTAACAGAAATCGTTTACGGAACCATTGCTCGTAAAATGAGCTTAGAATGGTATTTGGCGCATTATATTCAGGACCGAGACAAGTTGGATAAGTGGGTTTACTACTTGCTTATGATTAGCCTTTACCAGCTAGTTTATTTAGACAGGTTACCAGCCCATGCTGTTGTCAATGATGCTGTAACCATTGCTAAAAATCGTGGTAATAAAAAGGGGGCAGAGAAGTTTGTTAATGCTATTTTACGTCAAGTCACCAGTCAACCTCTGCCAGATATGGCAACAATTAAGCGTCAAAACAAATACTACTCCATCAAGTATTCCTTGCCGGTATGGTTAGTTAAAAAATTAAGAGACCAATTTGGAACAGCTCGAGCAGTGGCTATCATGGAAAGTTTGTTTGTGCGCAACAAGGCCAGCATTCGAGTGGTTGATTCTACCAAGCGAGAAATGATTGGACACGCTCTGGGAGCAGAATTTTCTCTCTTATCATCTACTGGTCTAACCAAACCCTCAGGTCATTTTGCAGCAAGTGATTATTTTACTAATGGCGATATTACCATTCAAGATGAAAGTAGTCAGCTCGTTGCCCCCACTTTAAGCATTGAAGGTGAAGAAACGATTCTTGATGCTTGCAGTGCTCCAGGGGGTAAAACAGCTCACATGGCTTCCTATTTAACAACAGGTAAAATTATTGCTCTGGACCTTTATGACCATAAGTTGGATTTGGTTAAGGAAAATGCTCGCCGATTAGGGGTTGCTGATAAAATTGAAACAAAAAAACTAGATGCCAGAGGGGTTCATCGCTATTTTGAAAAGGACAGCTTTGATAAGATTTTAGTAGATGCGCCTTGCTCAGGGATTGGATTGATTCGACGAAAACCAGATATTAAATACAACAAAGAGAGCCAAGACTTTAATGCTTTGCAGGCTATCCAGTTGGAGATATTGTCTAGTGTTTGTCAAACCTTGCGCAAAGGTGGTATAATAACCTATAGTACATGCACTATTTTTGATGAGGAGAACCGTCAAGTCATCGAAGCATTTTTACAAAGTCATCCTAATTTTGAACAAGTAAAACTGAACCATACACAAGCAGATATTGTCAAGGATGGTTATCTTATTATCACACCAGAACAATACCAGACTGATGGCTTCTTTATTGGACAAGTCAGACGAGTCTTGTAG
- a CDS encoding Stp1/IreP family PP2C-type Ser/Thr phosphatase has product MKISLKTDIGQKRSNNQDFINKFDNKKGITLVVLADGMGGHRAGNIASEMTVTDLGKEWVKTDFEELSQIRDWLLTTIESENQRIYDLGQSEDFKGMGTTVEAVALVESNAIYAHIGDSRIGLVHDGHYTLLTSDHSLVNELVKAGQITEEEAASHPQKNIITQSIGQAAPVEPDLGIKVLEKDDYLVINSDGLTNMISNDEIVEILGRELSLDEKNQEMINLANLRGGLDNITIALVHNESEDVE; this is encoded by the coding sequence ATGAAGATTTCATTAAAAACAGACATTGGGCAAAAACGCTCAAACAACCAAGATTTTATCAATAAGTTTGATAACAAAAAAGGCATTACCCTGGTGGTTTTAGCAGATGGTATGGGTGGTCATAGAGCCGGTAATATTGCCAGTGAAATGACAGTTACAGACCTTGGCAAAGAATGGGTCAAAACAGACTTTGAAGAACTCAGCCAAATTAGAGACTGGTTGTTAACCACCATTGAGTCAGAAAATCAGCGCATTTATGACTTGGGTCAATCAGAAGATTTCAAAGGGATGGGAACAACGGTTGAAGCGGTCGCTTTGGTTGAATCCAATGCCATTTATGCCCATATTGGAGATTCCCGAATTGGTCTTGTTCATGACGGGCATTACACCTTGTTAACCAGCGATCATTCTTTGGTCAATGAACTGGTTAAAGCCGGTCAGATTACAGAAGAAGAAGCTGCTAGTCATCCACAAAAGAATATTATTACCCAGTCCATTGGTCAAGCTGCTCCAGTAGAGCCTGACTTAGGCATTAAAGTCCTTGAGAAAGATGACTATCTTGTGATTAATAGTGATGGCTTGACTAATATGATTTCAAATGATGAAATTGTAGAAATTCTAGGACGTGAGCTTAGTCTTGATGAGAAAAATCAAGAAATGATTAACTTGGCCAACCTAAGAGGAGGTTTGGATAACATCACAATCGCTTTGGTTCACAACGAAAGTGAGGACGTCGAATGA
- the pknB gene encoding Stk1 family PASTA domain-containing Ser/Thr kinase: protein MIQIGKLFAGRYRILKSIGRGGMADVYLANDLILDNEDVAIKVLRTNYQTDQVAVARFQREARAMAELNHPNIVAIRDIGEEDGQQFLVMEYVDGADLKKYIQDHAPLSNNEVVRIMEEVLSAMTLAHQKGIVHRDLKPQNILLTKNGVVKVTDFGIAVAFAETSLTQTNSMLGSVHYLSPEQARGSKATIQSDIYAMGIMLFEMLTGHIPYDGDSAVTIALQHFQKPLPSIIDENHNVPQALENVVIRATAKKLSDRYGSTFEMSRDLMTALSYNRSRERKVIFDDVESTKPLPKVTPTPMTTPKVAPTPVTSTTESRLEQTNQMDTLQKPQKKKRNGRFLGTLLKILFSLFIVGVALFTYLVLTKPTSVKVPDVTGVSLKVAKQELQDLGLKVGKVRQIESDTVAEGNVVRTDPQAGTAKRKGSSVTVYLSIGNKGFEMENYKGVDYQDAMNSLMETYGIPKSKIKIERIVTNEYPENTVISQSPSAGDKFNPNGKSKITLSVAVSDTVIMPMVTEYSYADAVNTLTALGIDASRIKAYAPSSSSATGFIQVNSPSSKAIVSGQMPYYGTTLSLSEKGEISLYLYPEETHSSSSSSSSESSSSSSSTSDGTGTSSNTELNPSESTGQTP from the coding sequence ATGATTCAGATTGGCAAGTTATTTGCTGGTCGTTATCGTATTCTAAAGTCTATTGGCCGCGGTGGTATGGCGGATGTTTATTTGGCAAATGATTTGATCTTGGATAATGAAGACGTTGCAATCAAAGTTTTGCGTACCAATTATCAAACAGATCAGGTGGCAGTTGCGCGTTTCCAACGGGAAGCGCGGGCCATGGCTGAATTGAATCATCCGAATATTGTTGCCATCCGGGATATAGGTGAAGAAGACGGACAGCAATTTTTAGTAATGGAATATGTTGATGGTGCTGACCTAAAGAAGTACATTCAAGATCATGCACCGCTATCCAATAACGAAGTGGTTAGAATCATGGAAGAGGTTCTTTCTGCCATGACTCTGGCTCACCAAAAAGGAATTGTGCATAGGGATTTAAAACCTCAAAACATTCTCTTAACTAAAAATGGTGTGGTTAAGGTGACTGACTTTGGGATTGCTGTTGCCTTTGCAGAAACGAGTTTGACTCAGACCAACTCGATGTTAGGTAGTGTGCATTATTTGTCTCCGGAGCAGGCTCGTGGTTCAAAGGCAACTATCCAAAGTGACATTTATGCAATGGGGATTATGCTCTTTGAAATGCTGACAGGGCATATTCCTTATGACGGTGACAGTGCTGTTACGATTGCCTTGCAACATTTTCAAAAGCCTCTTCCGTCTATTATTGACGAAAATCACAATGTGCCGCAAGCTTTAGAGAATGTTGTTATCCGAGCAACAGCCAAGAAATTGAGTGATCGTTATGGGTCCACTTTTGAGATGAGCCGTGACTTGATGACGGCGCTTAGCTACAACCGTAGCCGTGAACGTAAAGTCATTTTTGATGATGTGGAAAGCACTAAGCCGCTTCCCAAAGTAACCCCAACGCCAATGACAACACCAAAAGTTGCGCCGACTCCAGTTACTTCAACAACTGAAAGTAGATTAGAGCAAACCAATCAAATGGACACGCTCCAAAAGCCACAAAAAAAGAAAAGAAATGGTCGTTTTTTAGGAACCTTATTGAAGATTCTTTTTTCTCTCTTTATTGTGGGGGTGGCTCTTTTTACTTACTTGGTATTAACTAAGCCAACTTCTGTGAAAGTTCCTGATGTAACAGGTGTTAGCTTGAAAGTAGCTAAGCAAGAACTACAAGATCTTGGTCTAAAAGTAGGAAAGGTGCGGCAAATTGAAAGCGATACTGTCGCTGAAGGAAATGTTGTCCGAACAGACCCACAAGCAGGAACAGCTAAGCGTAAAGGATCAAGTGTAACTGTTTATTTGTCAATCGGAAATAAAGGTTTTGAAATGGAAAACTACAAAGGGGTTGATTATCAAGATGCTATGAACAGCTTGATGGAAACCTATGGCATTCCAAAATCTAAGATTAAAATTGAACGTATTGTGACCAATGAGTATCCTGAAAATACTGTTATTAGCCAGTCACCAAGTGCAGGAGATAAGTTTAATCCCAATGGTAAATCTAAAATTACCCTTAGCGTAGCCGTTAGTGACACAGTCATTATGCCAATGGTTACAGAATATAGTTATGCTGATGCGGTTAATACTTTGACAGCACTGGGTATTGATGCCTCTAGGATAAAAGCTTATGCGCCAAGTTCAAGTTCAGCAACTGGTTTTATTCAGGTTAATTCCCCTAGTTCAAAAGCTATTGTTAGTGGACAGATGCCTTATTATGGTACGACATTGAGTCTTTCTGAAAAAGGAGAGATAAGCCTTTATCTTTATCCAGAAGAAACACACTCTTCAAGTAGTTCCTCAAGTTCAGAATCAAGTTCAAGTAGTTCCTCAACAAGTGATGGCACTGGGACAAGTAGCAATACCGAATTAAACCCGTCAGAATCGACTGGACAAACACCTTGA
- the liaF gene encoding cell wall-active antibiotics response protein LiaF has protein sequence MRKFQFFLLVECLLLAMGIMTILDNDLSSFILILVLILLALRFYNQDSRHNFLLTVSLLLLFLIFMLNPYIIMAVLLGIAYVFINHFSQVKKKNRFALIRFKEEKIDVDNTKHQWIGTANYESDYYSFDDINMIRISGNDVIDLTNVIVTGMDNIILIRKIFGNTRILVPIDVAVTLDVSSIYGSVDFFDCQQYDLRNESIKFRENEGQQLKKVKIVVTTIAGNVEVDRR, from the coding sequence ATGAGAAAATTTCAGTTCTTTCTATTGGTTGAATGCTTGTTGTTAGCTATGGGCATCATGACTATTTTGGACAATGATTTATCCAGTTTTATTCTGATTTTAGTCTTAATTTTATTAGCTTTGCGTTTTTATAATCAAGATAGCCGCCATAATTTCCTTTTAACAGTGAGTTTATTGCTCCTTTTCTTAATTTTCATGCTCAATCCCTACATTATCATGGCAGTTCTTCTTGGGATCGCTTATGTTTTCATAAATCATTTTTCTCAGGTTAAAAAGAAAAATCGCTTTGCTCTGATTCGTTTTAAAGAAGAAAAGATTGATGTAGATAATACCAAACACCAATGGATTGGGACTGCTAACTATGAGAGTGATTATTATTCCTTTGATGATATTAATATGATTCGAATTTCAGGAAACGATGTTATTGATTTAACCAATGTTATTGTGACAGGTATGGATAATATTATCCTGATTCGTAAAATTTTTGGAAATACTCGCATTTTAGTTCCTATTGATGTGGCGGTCACGTTAGATGTTAGCTCAATATATGGAAGTGTAGATTTTTTTGATTGTCAGCAGTATGATCTGCGCAATGAATCGATTAAATTTCGAGAAAATGAAGGGCAGCAGCTTAAAAAGGTCAAAATTGTTGTAACCACTATTGCAGGAAATGTTGAGGTGGATAGGCGATGA
- a CDS encoding envelope stress sensor histidine kinase LiaS gives MKKRYYALVWLYSTITILSIVFVVMDNLGITFAYLRNHLWQVERLGFSILLLIVSVTLLLLLLWLVLDDNSKRNINQNLKRILNNQRIHLDETSEINTNLSRLSEKMSHMTTNMQKKESAYIIDSQEIVQQERKRIARDLHDTVSQELFASSLILSGVSMSLEQLDKEQLQTQLVTVEAMLQNAQNDLRILLLHLRPTELANRTLSEGLHMILKELTDKSDIEVVYKENIGQLPKAMEDNLFRIAQEFISNTLKHAKASRIEVYLNQTSTELQLKMLDNGIGFDMDQVRDLSYGLKNIEDRVDDLAGSLHLISQKGKGVSMDIRLPIVRGDDDA, from the coding sequence ATGAAAAAACGTTATTATGCTCTTGTTTGGCTCTACTCAACCATTACCATTTTATCTATTGTTTTTGTGGTTATGGATAACTTAGGTATTACCTTTGCCTACCTTCGCAATCATTTATGGCAAGTTGAACGTCTAGGGTTTTCCATTTTATTGTTAATTGTTTCGGTCACTTTACTCTTGCTCTTGTTATGGCTTGTTTTAGATGATAATAGCAAGCGTAACATTAATCAAAACCTAAAACGCATTCTCAATAATCAGCGTATTCATTTAGATGAGACTTCTGAAATCAATACCAATTTAAGTAGGCTTTCTGAGAAAATGTCTCACATGACGACCAACATGCAAAAGAAAGAGAGTGCCTACATTATTGACAGCCAAGAGATTGTTCAACAAGAACGCAAGCGTATCGCTAGAGACTTACATGATACTGTCAGTCAGGAGTTATTTGCTTCTTCATTGATTCTTTCAGGTGTGTCCATGAGTTTAGAGCAACTGGATAAGGAACAACTGCAAACTCAGCTGGTTACTGTTGAAGCTATGTTGCAAAATGCTCAAAATGATTTACGGATTCTACTTTTACATTTAAGACCAACAGAATTAGCTAATCGTACTTTGTCTGAAGGGCTTCACATGATTCTCAAGGAATTAACAGACAAGAGTGATATTGAAGTGGTTTATAAAGAGAATATTGGACAACTTCCCAAAGCCATGGAGGATAATCTCTTTAGAATTGCCCAAGAATTTATCAGCAACACCTTAAAACATGCCAAGGCTAGTCGAATTGAAGTTTATCTCAATCAGACATCAACAGAATTGCAGTTAAAAATGCTTGATAATGGGATTGGATTTGATATGGATCAAGTGAGGGACTTAAGCTATGGCTTGAAAAATATCGAGGATCGGGTTGACGATTTGGCAGGAAGCCTCCATTTAATTAGTCAAAAAGGCAAGGGTGTTTCTATGGATATTAGATTACCGATAGTGAGGGGAGATGACGATGCGTAA
- a CDS encoding response regulator transcription factor, whose translation MRKISVILVDDHEMVRMGLKSFLNLQADIDVIGEASNGREGVDLALTLKPDVLVMDLVMPELGGVEATLEILDKWKDAKVLVLTSYLDNEKIYPVIDAGAKGYMLKTSSAAEILNAIRKVSKGELAIETEVDKKIKAHDQHPDLHEELTAREYDILHLLAKGYDNQTIADELFISLKTVKTHVSNILAKLEVDDRTQAVVYAFRHHLVPQDDN comes from the coding sequence ATGCGTAAAATAAGTGTAATTTTAGTGGATGATCATGAAATGGTTCGCATGGGACTCAAAAGTTTTTTGAATTTACAGGCTGATATTGATGTGATCGGTGAAGCTTCCAATGGGCGTGAAGGGGTCGATTTGGCCTTGACTTTGAAACCAGATGTGTTGGTGATGGACTTGGTGATGCCAGAGTTAGGTGGTGTAGAAGCGACCTTGGAAATTCTTGACAAGTGGAAAGATGCCAAGGTACTGGTTTTAACCTCCTACTTAGATAATGAAAAAATTTACCCTGTCATTGATGCAGGTGCCAAGGGGTATATGTTAAAAACATCGAGTGCAGCTGAAATTTTAAATGCCATTCGCAAGGTTTCAAAGGGAGAACTAGCCATTGAAACAGAGGTTGACAAAAAAATTAAGGCGCATGATCAACACCCTGACTTGCACGAGGAGTTAACCGCGCGTGAGTATGATATTTTACACCTTTTAGCTAAAGGGTATGATAATCAGACCATCGCTGATGAACTCTTTATTTCCTTAAAAACCGTCAAAACCCATGTGTCCAATATCCTAGCCAAGTTAGAAGTTGATGATCGAACCCAAGCAGTTGTCTATGCTTTTCGACACCATTTAGTCCCCCAAGACGATAATTAA